In bacterium, the following are encoded in one genomic region:
- a CDS encoding virulence protein RhuM/Fic/DOC family protein: MKKKIGKNKNLLIYQAKNGAIELRGDFSRETIWATQAQIASIFDVTPQNVTIHLRNIFKDDELEEKATCKDSLQVQKEGGREIERTVKLYNLDVIIAVGYRINSLVGTKFRQWATKTLRSYVVDGFVINKTRIAKNYSHFLSVVDSLKGLLPVDTDIKAGDAVELVSLFADTWLSLDAYDREELPKGKLTKKKVALTIEKISVSLAGFRKGLIDKSSAMEMFGVERNSGAVASIIGNVMQTFGGRELYASVEEKAAHLLYFMVKNHPFTDGNKRNGAFAFVWYLRQANILDVSKITPSALTALTILVASSDPKEKDKVVALILNLITRK, encoded by the coding sequence ATGAAGAAAAAGATCGGGAAAAATAAAAATTTGTTAATTTATCAAGCGAAAAACGGCGCCATTGAGTTGCGTGGTGATTTTTCACGAGAAACAATTTGGGCGACGCAGGCACAGATCGCATCGATTTTTGACGTAACACCACAGAACGTCACTATTCATTTGCGCAATATCTTCAAAGATGATGAGTTAGAAGAAAAAGCAACTTGTAAGGATTCCTTACAAGTTCAAAAAGAGGGTGGTAGAGAAATTGAGCGTACGGTAAAGCTGTATAATCTCGATGTAATTATCGCTGTTGGTTATAGAATCAATTCTCTTGTAGGTACAAAATTCCGCCAATGGGCCACAAAAACACTGCGAAGCTACGTTGTTGACGGTTTCGTAATTAATAAAACGCGTATTGCAAAAAATTATTCGCATTTTTTGAGTGTTGTTGATAGTTTAAAAGGGCTTCTTCCTGTCGATACCGATATAAAAGCCGGTGATGCTGTTGAACTGGTATCGCTTTTTGCGGACACGTGGTTGTCACTCGATGCTTATGATAGAGAAGAATTACCGAAAGGAAAACTGACCAAAAAGAAAGTTGCGTTAACGATTGAAAAAATATCCGTTAGTCTTGCAGGGTTTAGAAAAGGATTGATCGATAAATCAAGTGCCATGGAAATGTTCGGAGTGGAAAGAAATAGCGGTGCCGTGGCAAGTATTATCGGAAATGTTATGCAAACTTTTGGGGGGCGCGAACTGTACGCAAGTGTGGAAGAAAAAGCCGCGCATTTGCTGTATTTTATGGTGAAGAACCATCCGTTCACCGATGGTAATAAAAGAAATGGTGCTTTTGCGTTTGTGTGGTATTTAAGGCAAGCAAACATCCTGGATGTTTCAAAAATTACACCGTCGGCGTTAACGGCTTTAACAATTCTCGTGGCTAGCAGTGATCCAAAAGAAAAAGATAAGGTGGTGGCCTTGATTTTGAATTTGATTACGCGAAAATAG
- a CDS encoding prenyltransferase/squalene oxidase repeat-containing protein, with amino-acid sequence MRRFSPLIILYLSFIAFLASPTNAQTTFNLRIEGSTQTYFDGPVSIDACVITDSAGKEHIYAKSAACGVLEAANKNHFDYSFQDYGFGLFLTKIGTDDTPTDFSKSWGFWLNDDSASMGLDSYAPNANDNILLAYSSYPGVPLRVTIPSDAKVGQPITIKIEKRTGTTDANYVWHGTWEPAVGATLHINKLSLIIPESGTLTATLSDTSNDMWADGEGFVRSTHTLIAEAGPQPTPTETPSPTPSPTSTPSPTPSPTPTPSPETIDRIATAKKALTFLRDHQENDGSIEGITTSIWSAIAFGANEDRGETIKRDGASLLSSLLKTKPESATDIERLILALRATGQNPRNYQGIDYVQLLKTKYHDNQFGETTLLNDDIFGILALLAADEPANSSYLNDSISTLLKKQNSNGGWENIDLTAATIQALRRYKQNDGDVNIDNNIDKAKKYLKDNQDSNGGFGENSATTAWGIQAIIALNEDPTDWNKSNKNPITALVSYQNSNGGFGWKTKDDVSAFMTAYAIPALLYTPLPVTKLRVTTSNTVASPSPTPATTPSASPKIINPIINVNATPTIIPATAPLTRKNNSSKTGRVAGAEIIATPTPSTTVAPTPVQPAQKQKENNSAFMLGLSFTNIGIGVALTRLIGKLRPMF; translated from the coding sequence ATGCGCCGTTTTTCTCCTTTAATAATCCTCTATTTATCCTTTATCGCTTTTTTGGCATCTCCGACTAACGCACAAACCACTTTTAACCTCCGTATTGAAGGCAGTACCCAAACCTATTTCGACGGACCAGTTTCAATCGACGCGTGCGTCATTACCGATTCAGCAGGCAAAGAACATATATACGCAAAATCGGCCGCGTGTGGTGTTCTTGAAGCAGCCAATAAAAATCATTTTGATTACTCTTTTCAAGATTATGGTTTTGGCTTATTCCTAACCAAGATTGGCACGGACGATACGCCAACTGATTTCTCAAAATCCTGGGGTTTTTGGCTTAATGACGATTCTGCGAGCATGGGCCTTGATTCATACGCCCCAAACGCGAACGACAATATCCTTCTCGCTTATTCCAGTTATCCGGGAGTTCCTCTGCGCGTCACTATTCCTAGTGATGCAAAAGTCGGCCAACCAATAACAATAAAAATAGAAAAACGCACCGGCACAACCGACGCAAACTATGTTTGGCACGGCACATGGGAACCCGCTGTAGGAGCCACTCTCCATATTAATAAACTCTCGCTTATTATTCCGGAAAGCGGAACATTGACAGCGACCCTTTCCGACACAAGCAATGATATGTGGGCGGATGGCGAGGGTTTTGTACGTAGCACCCATACGTTGATTGCCGAGGCCGGTCCTCAGCCAACCCCAACCGAGACACCTTCACCCACCCCGTCACCCACAAGCACCCCAAGTCCAACGCCATCACCTACGCCCACGCCGTCCCCAGAAACAATTGATCGCATTGCTACAGCAAAAAAAGCGTTAACCTTTTTACGCGACCACCAAGAAAATGACGGAAGCATAGAAGGAATTACAACTTCAATCTGGAGCGCGATCGCTTTTGGTGCCAACGAAGACCGCGGAGAGACAATTAAAAGAGATGGGGCGTCGTTGCTTTCTTCTTTATTAAAAACAAAACCGGAATCGGCCACAGACATCGAAAGATTAATCCTCGCGCTCCGCGCCACCGGCCAAAATCCACGCAATTATCAAGGCATAGATTATGTACAACTTCTCAAAACCAAATATCACGACAATCAATTCGGAGAAACAACTTTATTAAATGATGATATTTTTGGCATCCTCGCTTTGCTTGCCGCGGACGAACCGGCAAATTCCAGTTATCTAAACGATTCCATATCCACATTATTAAAAAAACAAAACAGCAACGGAGGTTGGGAAAACATCGATCTGACAGCCGCGACTATTCAAGCATTAAGACGTTATAAACAAAACGACGGCGATGTAAACATTGATAATAATATTGACAAAGCAAAAAAATATTTAAAAGACAACCAGGACAGTAACGGTGGCTTCGGAGAAAATTCCGCCACTACCGCTTGGGGAATCCAAGCGATCATCGCCTTGAACGAAGATCCGACAGATTGGAATAAATCAAACAAAAATCCAATCACCGCGTTAGTTTCTTACCAAAATTCCAACGGCGGTTTTGGGTGGAAAACAAAAGATGACGTCTCGGCATTTATGACGGCTTACGCAATTCCGGCGTTATTGTATACACCATTACCAGTCACAAAACTTCGCGTCACAACAAGCAACACTGTTGCATCACCAAGTCCCACTCCAGCTACGACACCATCCGCTTCTCCAAAAATTATCAACCCAATTATAAACGTCAACGCCACACCAACAATTATACCCGCCACCGCGCCTCTAACGCGTAAAAATAATTCATCAAAAACAGGCCGTGTTGCTGGTGCGGAAATTATCGCCACCCCAACACCGAGTACCACTGTTGCGCCCACACCGGTTCAGCCCGCCCAAAAACAGAAAGAAAATAATAGCGCTTTCATGCTGGGATTAAGTTTCACCAACATTGGCATCGGTGTCGCACTTACCAGACTAATTGGTAAACTCCGCCCAATGTTTTAA
- a CDS encoding DUF4430 domain-containing protein: protein MPQQQNRFRALSIELITLIILIPLALFLATRIWHKQESSKIQSTPTPSVADKIELIATPTPASSIEPPAIAVTTKPSTTPIPAGQIITLNFQGPTNNFSYKITASKKITVIEAMKLAQQQGLILKTKDYGAPLGLLIEGINNISNDTKNQKYWTLYVNNVRSAVGASTATVLPGDTITWKFENTTL, encoded by the coding sequence ATGCCCCAACAACAAAACCGTTTTCGCGCTCTAAGTATTGAACTTATCACGCTCATAATATTAATTCCGTTAGCCCTGTTTCTCGCGACAAGAATTTGGCACAAACAAGAAAGTTCTAAAATTCAGTCCACACCAACTCCTAGCGTTGCAGACAAAATAGAGCTAATCGCAACTCCTACACCCGCTTCAAGCATTGAACCACCGGCAATTGCTGTTACCACAAAACCAAGCACAACCCCGATACCAGCCGGTCAAATCATCACCCTAAACTTTCAGGGACCAACTAATAATTTTTCTTATAAAATAACGGCGTCAAAAAAGATCACAGTAATCGAGGCAATGAAACTTGCTCAACAACAAGGCTTAATTTTAAAGACCAAAGATTACGGGGCACCGCTTGGATTATTAATCGAAGGAATTAATAATATTTCCAATGACACGAAAAATCAGAAATACTGGACACTTTATGTAAACAACGTTCGCTCTGCCGTTGGTGCATCCACCGCAACAGTTTTGCCAGGCGACACAATCACGTGGAAATTCGAAAACACGACACTCTAA
- a CDS encoding DUF2079 domain-containing protein codes for MIKIRVIAVNIGKHILPWLPWILIGFFTIQYIRLGITNEIHLHNGVDLGTYTQILYNINNGNIPPFNTLKGQVAWGDHAHFIMLLLAPIFALWQDPRMLIMIQAIAITTAGWALYKIAQDKIKNILFSLSILFSYLLFFGIQYALNFDFHANVLTSAILAWSFYAWYFKKHTLFWFTVILGLISREDAALFYVMFGIYIILFETGFLKKIIVSIYRYINRVVFTKRNNVGADVPAAPLRSSRERWVVHPRDFFNKISTPAFILIIISLIYFFAVTYVIMPKWTPGGGALTYFDAAGSEKGPLHLAIWLISHPINLVKEIFATQVNRNTFRHLLQSYGYLPLLSPVAYLMTAPNLVARFLSPEYQRHLLDFHYNASLASILCYSTILGASNILKVLKHFSTNIYIKFLAIVLICVGLLTGTYYSSWKDSDLPLHQLGRPEFTETRYQPRLAAGALDIVKEMIPKNKSVSAASGLVPQLSTRQYIYNFPDPLPKQPQWVVLSDQFNTWPLHKGEMTEYIDRYKEDKAYEMVYSEFGIFAFKKINNKPLEK; via the coding sequence ATGATTAAAATACGCGTTATCGCGGTTAATATTGGAAAACATATTTTGCCTTGGTTGCCTTGGATTCTAATCGGGTTTTTCACCATCCAATATATTCGACTCGGAATCACCAACGAAATCCACCTCCATAACGGCGTGGACCTGGGCACCTACACCCAAATCCTCTACAACATCAACAACGGCAATATCCCACCCTTCAACACCCTAAAAGGTCAGGTGGCCTGGGGCGATCACGCCCACTTCATTATGCTTTTATTGGCACCAATCTTCGCGCTTTGGCAGGATCCGCGAATGCTAATCATGATACAAGCGATTGCGATCACAACCGCCGGCTGGGCACTATATAAAATTGCCCAAGATAAAATTAAAAATATTTTATTTTCTTTGAGCATTCTTTTTTCATACCTACTGTTTTTTGGCATTCAATACGCTTTGAATTTTGATTTTCACGCCAATGTCCTAACGTCTGCAATTTTAGCGTGGTCTTTTTATGCCTGGTATTTCAAAAAACATACTTTGTTTTGGTTCACCGTTATTTTGGGCTTAATTTCCCGCGAAGACGCGGCCTTATTTTATGTAATGTTTGGCATTTATATTATTTTATTTGAAACAGGTTTCCTGAAAAAAATAATTGTATCGATATATCGATACATAAATCGCGTCGTTTTTACGAAACGTAATAACGTAGGGGCGGACGTCCCCGCCGCGCCACTCCGTAGCTCAAGAGAGCGATGGGTGGTCCACCCGCGAGATTTTTTCAACAAAATCTCCACCCCCGCCTTTATTCTTATCATTATTTCCCTCATCTATTTCTTCGCCGTCACATACGTAATAATGCCAAAATGGACACCCGGTGGCGGTGCCCTCACCTATTTTGACGCCGCCGGATCAGAAAAAGGACCATTACATTTGGCAATATGGCTTATCTCGCATCCGATTAATCTTGTAAAAGAAATCTTTGCCACTCAAGTAAACCGCAACACATTCCGCCACCTGCTTCAATCATACGGCTATCTGCCATTATTAAGCCCAGTGGCCTACTTGATGACGGCACCAAATCTGGTCGCGCGCTTTTTGAGTCCGGAATATCAACGCCATCTCTTAGATTTTCACTACAACGCCAGCCTGGCCAGTATTCTTTGTTACTCAACAATTCTCGGCGCATCAAACATTTTAAAAGTACTCAAGCATTTTTCAACAAATATCTATATTAAATTTTTGGCGATAGTTTTAATCTGTGTCGGACTTTTAACCGGCACTTATTATTCTTCCTGGAAAGACAGTGATCTACCACTTCACCAACTTGGTCGTCCCGAATTCACCGAAACACGTTACCAACCCCGCCTTGCCGCCGGTGCCCTTGATATCGTTAAAGAAATGATTCCAAAAAACAAATCGGTTTCGGCCGCCAGCGGGCTCGTTCCTCAATTAAGTACCCGCCAATATATCTACAATTTCCCCGACCCATTACCAAAGCAACCACAATGGGTAGTATTAAGCGACCAATTTAACACCTGGCCATTACATAAAGGCGAAATGACCGAATACATCGATCGATATAAAGAAGACAAAGCCTATGAAATGGTCTATAGCGAATTCGGCATTTTTGCCTTCAAAAAAATCAACAATAAGCCACTGGAAAAATAA
- a CDS encoding isoprenylcysteine carboxylmethyltransferase family protein: MLKRIFMVPPLILLLSLLVALIFSFYLPLYRINNSVYQGFGYVFILFGLILDFWSLSEFRKAKTTIIPSGKPTFLIMSGPFAFSRNAIYLGYVLILVGLAIIIQSLAAFIAPILMFLAMNIYTIPEEEKILFNEFGVEYNTYKEKVRRWFGAGK, encoded by the coding sequence ATGCTCAAACGTATTTTTATGGTGCCACCGCTAATTCTTCTGTTGTCTTTGCTTGTTGCGTTGATATTTTCTTTCTATTTACCGCTTTATCGTATTAATAATTCTGTCTATCAAGGGTTTGGTTATGTTTTTATTTTATTCGGACTAATTCTGGATTTTTGGTCTCTGTCGGAATTTAGGAAAGCTAAAACAACTATTATCCCCAGTGGTAAGCCGACTTTTTTAATTATGAGCGGGCCGTTTGCTTTCAGTCGTAACGCGATTTATCTTGGGTATGTTTTAATTCTTGTTGGACTTGCAATTATTATTCAAAGTCTTGCGGCGTTTATTGCGCCAATTTTGATGTTCTTGGCGATGAATATTTACACTATTCCGGAGGAGGAAAAAATTCTTTTCAATGAATTTGGGGTTGAATATAATACATATAAAGAAAAAGTTAGACGTTGGTTTGGCGCGGGGAAGTAG
- a CDS encoding flippase, translated as MNQRQNTIKIHRTSRLSGALLLSSAQAVLLGLGYITHILVGKLGGPSLYGVYGIVLSFMTILNMLITLGIPIAVSKEVAQDEANSGAILKSALIGQLCLAIILSLGTIIFSKPIASILGDASLAPIIAFTAIVYPLTAIYSVITNYFNGLHAFALQASIVLLYSFAKLAGSVGLLVPFRVYGALSGFAVGGAIASLIGAPFVYRATRKHFQKPFPLNKLLTFAGAVVGTAIALQILMSTDLFLVKKFLHDDTLAGYYNAASTLSRIPYFILQALGFIFLPSIARLMKENEDLARDFIRVIFRYLYLLLLPVTVLAAATSKSLVHLFYSKVYEPAAQPLTLLMVALGLLSAFYLLSTIAAGANKARVPLIIAWSMLPFDIVLGSFLIPRFGLEGAALSTIITAVIGTTIMAGYMIKRFRLSFPLNTLFKGLTATIIMVLPTYFINVRPLFMPLIYVALVILYILVLVALGELSKDDLKHVKTLIPKNKTANSENEGTIISP; from the coding sequence ATGAATCAGCGCCAAAACACCATAAAAATACACCGCACCTCTCGGTTATCCGGCGCACTCCTCCTTTCATCGGCACAAGCGGTGTTATTGGGCCTTGGCTACATCACCCACATCTTAGTCGGAAAACTTGGCGGACCTTCGCTTTACGGCGTTTATGGAATCGTCCTCTCTTTTATGACAATTCTAAATATGTTAATAACACTGGGTATTCCCATTGCCGTTTCCAAAGAAGTCGCCCAAGACGAAGCAAACAGTGGCGCCATTCTCAAATCGGCATTAATCGGCCAATTGTGTCTCGCAATTATTCTTTCCCTTGGAACGATCATTTTTTCCAAACCGATTGCCTCTATATTAGGCGATGCCTCCCTCGCGCCCATTATCGCCTTCACGGCCATCGTCTATCCGTTAACAGCTATTTATTCCGTCATCACAAATTATTTCAACGGTCTCCATGCTTTTGCTTTGCAAGCATCAATCGTTCTTCTATATTCTTTCGCGAAACTGGCGGGATCTGTCGGCCTACTCGTGCCGTTTCGCGTTTATGGCGCATTGAGCGGTTTTGCCGTCGGTGGCGCAATTGCTTCACTCATCGGTGCGCCGTTTGTTTACAGAGCAACCCGCAAACACTTCCAAAAACCGTTTCCGCTAAATAAATTATTAACATTCGCCGGCGCGGTTGTTGGCACCGCTATTGCTTTGCAAATTCTTATGAGCACCGATCTCTTCTTGGTAAAAAAGTTTTTACACGACGACACGCTGGCTGGCTACTATAATGCCGCCTCCACGCTTTCCCGTATTCCATATTTTATTTTACAAGCCCTCGGCTTTATTTTCTTGCCGAGCATCGCTCGCCTGATGAAAGAAAATGAAGACTTGGCGCGCGACTTTATTCGCGTAATATTCCGTTATCTATATCTATTACTGCTTCCCGTCACCGTCCTTGCCGCCGCAACCAGCAAAAGTTTGGTGCATCTTTTCTATTCAAAAGTTTACGAACCCGCCGCGCAACCCCTCACCTTACTAATGGTGGCGCTCGGCCTGCTATCCGCTTTTTATCTTCTTTCCACAATCGCCGCCGGGGCAAACAAAGCGCGCGTTCCGCTAATTATCGCTTGGTCAATGTTGCCATTCGACATAGTGCTTGGCTCATTTTTAATCCCTCGCTTTGGTCTTGAAGGAGCAGCGCTTTCAACGATTATTACCGCCGTTATCGGCACCACGATTATGGCCGGCTATATGATCAAACGTTTCCGCTTATCCTTCCCGCTCAATACGTTATTTAAAGGACTTACGGCGACAATTATAATGGTATTACCAACCTATTTTATTAATGTCCGACCGTTATTTATGCCACTCATTTATGTTGCTCTGGTTATTTTATACATTCTAGTCTTGGTTGCCCTCGGTGAACTAAGCAAAGACGATCTGAAACACGTAAAAACATTAATTCCAAAAAACAAAACTGCTAATTCCGAGAATGAGGGGACAATAATATCACCATGA